AAAGTTGGTGAAGTCTCCAGCCTCACAAGCAAATCCTTTCTCCTCTCCTCTTCTGTAACTGTAAGGCCATCTCGTTGATCGTCATCTCGTTTTCGATCAGGAATCGCTGATCTTGAAGCCATCGTGGCCTTTGCAGCAGCAGCTGCCTCAGCTTGAGCTAGTCTAGACATGTTCTTGTGAAGCTCAGCATTGAGAGAAGCTAGCGCTACTTCAGTCTctgattctttttctttcagcaCTTTCAGCTCCATCTTTGTCTCCTCGAGCTCAGCTTCGAGCTTCTTGAGAAACTCTGCAAGATTTGGATCGTTGCTGTCAACTGATTTCCATGACTCGAGTTCTTGAGACTTTTTGGGGCTCGGTGAGGGTGTGTAGAAGCACGGTGTTTCTTGTTTTGGAAATGAGAATGCCTTCGGAGCATATATTTCTCCAGCCAGGAATCTTTCCCCAAAGATGGCTACAGCTTCTTTGACAGAACGAAAAGGGCGCGAAGTGTCAACTTTGGATCCGTAATCTGAGGCTGCTGGTGGCGAAATAGGTTTCTCATCATGATCATGAAGACTAGTTtggatttccattttttttttttggtgtgtagTCAAAATGGGAATTGATGAAGGGGTTGAAACGTGGAGAATGAGATGAGACAATATTTGATGATAGGTTTGGTTTGAGATTCCTTAGCTTTTACTCCAAAAGTTCAGAAAGATGGAAGAAAGAGGGTGAGACTGAAATTGGCTAGCTAGCTGGTAAGGATTGAGATACTGTGATTTGAAGGTTAAGCCATATGAGATTTTGGAAGTTGGAGAAGGAAGCAGACAACTCAACTGCCAAGCAAAGAAGCCTAGGCAATTTGTCGTGCGTTTTCGTTGCCAtcaagtgaaattcttgaattagCTCACATAATATGGACTTCTGGTTAACATGAAGTGTCATTTGTCCATCAATATGATAACCCTTTTTTAACTTTCCCCTTAATGTTTGTCTAATTCCTTTAACATTGGAAGACGTCACACTTTATCATCATCCTCGTAAAGTTTAATAAACATATaataaataatgcaaaaaaggtttcttttcttttgaggaCATGAAAACTACTGTCTCATTCGCTTTTAACAGTAAGTGTCTTCTCTGTTGATTCATGTTTGTTGGATTGAAAAAAAGGATGATGAGAGGGACCATATGAAGTAAGGCGTAGCTTTGAAACTTGTACATTTTTATGTAGTGCTCTCCATCCATTTTCCCTAGTGCcagaaaacatcaaaaacaaaACGGAAATACATGCAACTCCTCATCGttggattattttttttttggtgagacGAACTGGACTCAATCTCAGAATAGAAAGGAATTTGCTTCCGTATTAAGATCAGAATTAAATTAGTGGTAAAATTGCCGTTGTTAAGGTGGGCAGGAACAATTTTTTGCGCATAATTGGTTCGACCGTTTAGATGTAAATCCATATGCGGATACTGAAGGTAACAATGTGCACATTTAATTGGCCAAATGTGTGACTAAACACAAAATATGTCACCTCAATTATTTGTGTACATATATACGATTAATTTCGAAATTGAGATACAAAAGAGGTCGTCCCTCCAAGGTAGGTTGGGGCCTGAAGTGGGACCAGACCcttttttggacaaaaaaaaaaaaaagatacaaaaGAGGTCGAAAAAGCATGAGATAGTTTTACGAGaaataaccaagaaataaaataaaaagaaataaaataaaaaggtgacTGTCTTTTACTTTGCTTTTATCCTATAGACTAGGGGAAAGGCCGCGCAACGCGCGGGAATGTAGTGCCTATAATTAAAGAtggttaataattattatttggcATTTTCTAGTATAACGATTGAAGTATGACAATTTTTATTATGtgatattaaataaaaaaaatcataagttacatattgagttaaaaaatataatatacaataaaatataattataagataCGATCAACTACTTTGCATCTAACCTAGTATAATAAAAGATATATTTATATCTGCTCATGTACTTTAGGGATATTAAAATTTGTTATTTAGTTTGAATTTGATCTTGATATGAGGGTAATCCACCACATTATCTTGTCATATAAGTGAGATTTGAACAATTAGCATACTTGAAGAAATCATTGCTAGTGGAATTTCGGTTCTTGCAagccaaatttttgaatttatatTAATTCCAAGGATATATCATCACGAGGCCTTCAAATGAGCAAGCAATTAATTATAAGTTATTATATGATTAAGGACATATAGCAAAGCATCTTCTTCTTGATAAGGGTTACAATCACGAAATATCAGTTTTGTATTAGTTGCAAAAACAACTAACATGCTAATTTAGAGGAATAATTACCTCAAAAAAGTACCAAAGCATCTTAATCCACTCAATTcaagaaaaacaattaaaagtaatgagGTACATACTTAAGAGTTGTAGCCAAATAGTTTTAAGTAGATAGTTAAACATATTAGCAAATCATATGAAatgaaaaattgtctaaatggAATAGTCAATAAAGTAGCAAACGATTTTAAAATTACCCTAACCAatagttaaaacaacaaaagaagtagaTGCAATCTATAAATGGGaaaatttatgatgataaacttattttaaaccataaataacaattaacaaatgtgGTCTCTTCCTTATCAAGCTTATCTAACATggaaaattgaattaaaatgctaaaaaattaTTACACATACAACTTGCAATATTACAGATTTTTTACAACCAAAAAGTAGATTGGTTAAAGAAAACATACCTATTGAGAAAGGTGTTGCAAAATGGGGAAGAGGAGTAGCTAATGTAGCAACATCTAAATTCAATATGCTGCATAATTGTGGTGGAACAAAACCTATAAGTAAATTAAATGAATTTGAATAGATGGGAGTTACTATGGTAACGGCCAAGATACCAGACTTCTCTACTAATTGACATTAATTGTGTCTTAATATCTATATATCATAACTTTGCAAATAACTGGGAAAGgctttaagaaattaaaagacTTAGATGTTAATACAATTAAATGATTAGAAGGGCTTTTATGTAATTTCACTAAAACACAAGCTGAATTCAATTGTATCCAATGTTTAATCGGATATCAAACACTGTCATATATCAAACTTACCCCTAgctttaaatgtttaaaaggaCATTCAAGTAATTACAACAAAACTAAATTAGTTATAATGACTCATATTCAATACTCTAATTGCACTTCAAATACTCTCACATTTTTTAAAAAGCCCCACCCTTACGGTTGAAATTCAAGCcctaaactcattcttatatagtataaggattcATGTCACGTCACGTGTGTTGTGTAGATTCTATAGAATagtattctttttatttttaacttttgaTTAAGTGTAATTTTCAAGTAATCCATCGAAAccttcaatccattggaccagtTATTGTAGTTTTCACCACAATCCGTTACGAGTCTTTTAGCATTTGCAGATTGGTTTGATCCTGAACAGCCCATATACTACGGTCTGCTCCAACTTCACGCCATTCTTCCATCTTCATTTATTCTCTAGTCTATAGACTATATACTACGGCCCAAAAAACAGTGAGTCATTCTTGTTTGGGCTTTGTCAACCCAATCTCCCAGTCCAGTAAAAATCCGATTGTTACCTCCGGCCACCGTCGTCAGCTTTCCGTCCTTCcatctcctcttttctttcgtTTCATCTTTCTCACGCACCAAAAAAGACGCTCAAAACTCTCACACACTGCACATGTGAAGACGCACAGACATTATTAGTTAAACTTGTGCATTAATGGCTCCAAAGAAGAAACAGCAAAAGCAGAAGACGACGTCGTCATCGTCCTCTAAGTCAGGTTCGAAAGGAAAAGCTTCAACGTCGGCGTCGGTTACTAAACTTCAGATATCCGCGGAAAACGAGAACCGGCTCCGGCGACTCTTGCTCAACTCCGGTCAGTCTGCGCCACCTCCGGCTTCCACTGCCACTGACGATGCTTTTACTAAGGAGCAGAAGGCCAAAAAGCTTCGTTCTGTTTATGAGAAGCTCTCCTGCGAAGGCTTCACTGATGAACAAATTGAACGCGCTCTCTCCGCTCTCAAGGTTAGATAAGGAATTCGAAATTGTCTTactcaagaaattaaaacataaaggAATCATTGATTGGAAAAAAAGGTATAGAGTATACACGTACGAACATTTGATTTTCTTCAGTAATAATTTCTGGAATTTAAAGTTAAATGGTTTTATGGTTACCTTACCTGCATATTGCTTTACTTATGGTTGCAACCATGATTTGTCACCTTTAAGTCAGCTACATATCTGGttttttaagtaatttaacTGGCTGTATTGATTAGAAAAACTGTGCTTGACATGGACTATGGAGGGTGCTGCTGGTTTGATTGTGTTTCTACTTTCTGTGTTGTCTGTAGATTGTAAATGTCCTTAGCTTGTTTTTCTAATTCGAAATAATTATgttctttgttttccttgttaTGAGAAGGAAACTGCGACCACCGAGAGTGCCTTAGATTGGTTATGCTTAAATTTGCCTGGTATTGAGCTCCCGCTGAAGTTTGCTAGTGGTACCTCTGAACACACAAATGGAGGTACAACATACTTTGATTCCGATTATAACTTATTGAAGTTATGCGAGGGATAGGCAGAAGCATTTTTTATGAAATTAGCTTTGGTCTGCTAAACCCTGTGACTACTAATGATGTACGCTGCCTTCAGGCTCTGTTGGTGTTGTGTCAATTGCAAGGGAAGATTGGGTACCTACAATGGATTCTTCTCCAGACGAAAGCAAGGATGAATTGCTGAATTTTTCTGTTAAAGTTAAGGGGCAGCGGGATGATGAAACTTTAGAATCCTCTCAGTTATCTCAAGCGGACTGGGTACGCAAATATATGGAACAACAGGAAgaggtaaatttgaaatttgtagATTCTACTAAATAGTCTTCCTTCCTTTGTCTTTCTCTTTGTATTGTATCATATTGGCTGGCTACTATAGTCAAAATTTTGGTTCTTAATTTCATCATGCAAATAgatttagttttctttttagcTGCCTGCCCAGGGATCTGAAAATAGTTTCTTCAAGAATTGTTAGGTAACATATTAACTGGTTGTCTTTGATTACACACTTATTGTCATTTTAGGTTTGCCCGACAACAAGAAAAACTTAGGTATTCTTTGCCATATCATCTGTAAGAAATGATATGGTTCAATTTAGGAAAAACTTTGTATTTGCTTCATGTCAAGGTCGATGTTGAGTTTCACTCATGCTGTTTCTGATGTGGTCTGCTTGCATTTTATATGCTTTGCTTTCACTGTATGTGGCATAGAAATTTTGCCGAATGTTTCTGTTATTTGAATAAGCTTTTCTTGTTGTAATGTGCAGGATGAGTCTGAAACATGGGAATCAGATCTGATTGAGTATGATGCTGAGAGAAAGGTACTCTCACTTTATGCTGTAAAGATTATTAAATTCAGTACACACACATATAATATATAACCAGCTCGTATTATCACTCTTTCTTATACAATATATGGAGCATCATTATGGGCTACCACATGCAATTTTTTTGTATCATTGTTAGACACACACTATCAGCAAAATGAGCCTTGAATAACAACCTCATGATGTAAAGTAATCTTGACATGCTACATTTCTATTACATATCCTGCAGCTCTTTGCAatcttattcatttttttgggtTGTACAAGGGGGTGCAGAGGGGAACTACCAAGGATGGGTGTTGAACTCTTGACCTTGGCAGGAGGAGGGACCTTTTAGGCCCCTCCTTGGCCAAGCCCCACCTTTTGTACAAATAGGACTATGACTCTTCCAGATTTCCAAATTCCTGTATTATTAGTGATAgttttttcataaaaattatttgtatTCTTGCATATGTATTTGGAGATAAATTTTATTGAACATCTTCAGTAATTTCCTACCAAATTCTTTTTCTGATCTCAGAAGAATTAGAAAATGTGAAGTATTTTTGGTTACGACATCCTTTCTAATTGATTTTGTCTGAATTTTGCCTTAATAGGTCCTAGAAACAAAGTTTGATGTTGGTACTATTTTGAGAGACTATCACAGTGCAATGTCAGAAGCAGTTGGTGCCAAAGAGAGAGGGGACAAGGAAACCCAGAAGAAAGCTGGGCAGATGATTCGCAAGATTGTGCAGCAGGCATCTGCCTTAGGTGACTTTTATAATAGCAACCTCTTGTTTCCTTTCTCCTCTATGTGGTGTTTTTTTCTGCGTGTAATGTAGATTATTGATCAGGATTATCAGCTGATGTCTTGGCCTCTGATTATGAGCGTTCTTCCACTGCTTCCTTGAAGGATTCATGTTCTGTTTCCACGCCTGACGAGAACATTAATGCTGAAGATGCTACTTCATACATCATGGAACGTGGTACAGAATTAGCTCAGTCGGAACTGGAGGTTGACCAAAACTTGGTAAACGGCAACAGCTCGATTGAGTTCTTCAGTGAAGGAAACCTTTCAAGTTGCCCTGTAAAAGATGAAGATGCTTTAGAAGGGGAATCGGAAGATGTAGAGCTTGGTAATTTCTTGTTTGAAGATGCCCCAGCTGGTGACGTTTTTCCAGATGAGGTAGtggatctacaaaagaaagaaagactaAGGGAATTATACAGTGAGAAAACTTTTGAGAAACTAGAAGGCATTTGGAAGAAGGTAATTTGCAATGTTAGATTATTCTTAAGTTGAACATCAAAATTTCTTGCTGATTTTTCTAGCAACAGCTGTAAATATTTTTTCGGAACTGATGACTAATTTGGCACTCTGAATTTTCTTCTTTGTATTTGGCTCTGTCTGCTTTGATGTTTTTCATCTCGCCCTCTTGTTATTTATTAAGACCTCTGATATCCTTGTCTTATTCTTCAAAAGTTTGTGCTTTCttagatattatatattatagttATTTATATTGTGTCATCTGAATAAATGCAGGGAGATCCAAAAAAGATTCCCAAGGCTTTTCTTCACCAACTTTGTCAGCGAGAAGGGTGGGaggcaccaagatatagtaaaATGCTTGACAGCGGAAATAATCCCAGTTACACTGTTAGCGTATTGCGTAAAGCTAGCGGGAGGGGTAAAAGCAGAAAAGCTGGAGGACTAATTTCTGTTGAGCTTCCATCTCAAGATTTGTTTTCTAGTGATGCTGAGGTGCAGTCTTGGCCCCATTTTTCCATCcgtctcttctttttctttcgctGACAATCCCGGTTCCTTTGCATACTATGtttatatatgtaaaataagtTCATTGCATCTAGATGTTTTGGTAGATGGtgctttcttattttctagtaCCAATTGCTTTCATTGGCTATATGTCTTACTTGTTTAGTATGTTCTGTTCCTGGGATATGTTACCAAAAAGTTCATTGCATCTAGATGTTTTGTTTTCAATCTAGATCTGCTGATTTGATTGTACTTTGTGACACAGGATGCACAGAACAGAGTAGCGGCATATGCACTCAATCTCCTATTTCCTGACCTTCCTGTTCACCTGCCAATTGTGGAGCCATATGCTTCACTTATTATACACTGGAAGGAAGGTAAACTTTAATATCTGGTTCACCTCGCATGTAAGTTAAGGTATTTCAGAAATTGCTAGCACAGATTTGGCTCTTATGCACTCTCTGGCATAAGGTTGGAAATTCTGATCTTCTTAACCTCTCTTAAATCTCTTTAATCTTATGATCGTTTTAATGAGGACTAACAACCATTTGCCTCTAATCTCATAGGGCACTTGTCAAAAGACATTGAAGCTAGCATTAAAAATCGCAGAGCTGGATTCGTGGACTCATTGCTAAATGCTGCTGGGCCTGATCATAAAGATACTGCAGATATCACCAGTAGTTCTCTGGATAATGAGTTTGAAATGCCTGATGCAAAAGAGACTACAAATGCTTTTGTAAAGTTGAAAGGTCGAGGTAGGTTATGATACTTAATGGTTTCCTGGATTAGTGGAGTTCTATAGTCATTTTTGGATGTGTGAGGTGGACTTTGAAGCATTATCCTATGTCAATTCACTGTGATTCATCTGTTAGTAGTCCTACTTTTCAATATTGCATCAAAAGTAGATTTTAGCTTTTGTTTACAGAAAGTTGAATATTGTCATCCAAATACATAAACAGTTGAGCCACATGGATGGAATTGCAAGACCTTATAGGTCTTAAGCACAGTAAAGTTTCATTTCTTTGTTGAAAATTGCCAGAGAAAGTACAATTTAAATTCTGTCTTtctcttaatttcttttctttattattttgcagCTGCAAAATATAAAAAGGAAGCAGAGAGCTCTTTTCTAAAGACtgaacaagaaaaaagaaagaaactgcAGAAGTACCAGGTTTGTTCTTTCCTCTGTCACCACTCTGACATAATAGGGACAGTAGGACCTTACCAATTTAATTTCCTTGATGATTCCTGCAATCCCTTGGTTTGGATGTTCACTATTTGTTTGAATATCCAGTGAAATTTGCTTAAGAATTTGAGTTGCGTAATTGCAGTTACATTAGTATTTTCAAGATTCTTGGGAAGgttgtatatatttttatagaaccttgaaattcattcattttttttggaatcCAATGAATAATTTCGCTACTTTCTTTATAGAAATGTAAATTAGAGGTGCATAATCTTGTTACTTTTATCTGAAGCAGAAGGTACATGGAAATCACAATTTTAGAATAGTCTGTAGATAGAGGTTAAActgaattttttaatttatttgagaagtAGGAAAATAAATTCTGTTGTATTCTATTCTTCTGGTACGCTTATACATCATAATTGGTTGAATTGTTCAGAAGTTATAGTATTAATATGGAATCCTGTTCATTTCATTTGTAATTCTTTCTAGTAGatcatttaattaattaccaTCTAAGACGTGTCTTGATCAAGTTCAAAAAATTTAGTTTGTCTTCTAATTATTTTGACTGAGAATTGT
This portion of the Coffea arabica cultivar ET-39 chromosome 2e, Coffea Arabica ET-39 HiFi, whole genome shotgun sequence genome encodes:
- the LOC140036856 gene encoding WEB family protein At3g51220-like translates to MEIQTSLHDHDEKPISPPAASDYGSKVDTSRPFRSVKEAVAIFGERFLAGEIYAPKAFSFPKQETPCFYTPSPSPKKSQELESWKSVDSNDPNLAEFLKKLEAELEETKMELKVLKEKESETEVALASLNAELHKNMSRLAQAEAAAAAKATMASRSAIPDRKRDDDQRDGLTVTEEERRKDLLVRLETSPTLAQMLDTAAEKEGLFGGRYKEKKTIKKKPIIPLVGDLFSRKKGSSTSMINPLCASSHVNLN